The DNA region AGAGGGAAGTGCCTGCCCCGACAAGGTACGCCACACATACGCAGATTGCCAGTGGAATCAGCAAGTCGAAGGAGTGGCTTATCTCCAGCAAGAGGATTGTGGTTGCGACTGGAGTGTTTGTGGCCGCGGCCAAGACGGCACCCATGCCAAGCAGCATGAAAGCAGGCACATTGGAAGGGTAGAAC from Candidatus Thorarchaeota archaeon includes:
- a CDS encoding chloride channel protein codes for the protein FYPSNVPAFMLLGMGAVLAAATNTPVATTILLLEISHSFDLLIPLAICVCVAYLVGAGTSLYEGQRVTRDDEVPGFYPQFKIHSSEVSKPTPPPSGSPPNTTRNRDENSVQKRVEID